A region from the Chrysoperla carnea chromosome 4, inChrCarn1.1, whole genome shotgun sequence genome encodes:
- the LOC123297327 gene encoding 60S ribosomal protein L27a-like — MSTHKKKTRKLRGHVSHGHGRIGKHRKHPGGRGNAGGMHHHRINFDKYHPGYFGKLGMRNYHLRKNTKWCPALNLDKLWTLVSEQTRLKYKETKDDKVPVIDIVKAGYYKLLGKGRIPKQPVIVKAKFFSKSAEEKIKRVGGACVLCA, encoded by the exons ATG TCAACACACAAGAAGAAGACCAGGAAGTTGAGAGGACATGTGAGCCATGGACATGGTCGTATTG gcAAACATCGTAAACATCCTGGAGGTCGTGGTAATGCTGGTGGTATGCATCATCATAGAATCAACTTCGACAAATACCATCCTGGATATTTTGGAAAG ttaGGTATGAGGAATTaccatttaagaaaaaatacaaaatggtgCCCAGCTTTGAATTTAGACAAATTATGGACTTTAGTTAGTGAACAAACACGATTGAAGTACAAGGAAACTAAAGACGATAAAGTCCCAGTTATAGATATTGTTAAGGCT GGTTATTACAAATTATTGGGCAAAGGACGTATTCCAAAACAACCAGTTATTGTAAAAGCAAAATTCTTCTCAAAATCAgctgaagaaaaaataaaacgtgTTGGAGGCGCTTGCGTTTTATgtgcataa
- the LOC123298037 gene encoding splicing factor 3A subunit 2: protein MDFQNRPGGKTGGGGVASWSESNRDRRERLRQLALETIDLQKDPYFMKNHLGSYECKLCLTLHNNEGSYLAHTQGKKHQENLARRAAKEAKDAPQTLAPEKPRVEPKKFVKIGRPGYRVTKQREPESGQQSLLFQIDYPEISEHVLPRHRFMSAYEQKVEPPDRKWQYLLFAAEPYETIAFKVPSREVEKSDNKFWTHWNRDTKQFFLQFAFKNEAKKGQPTMIIRGGMMPPMLPVPPPPRPPIFGGVPPPPPMMGNNLMPVPPPPPQSG from the exons ATGGATTTTCAAAATAGACCCGGTGGAAAAACTGGGGGTGGAGGTGTTGCATCATGGTCGGAAAGCAATCGCGATCGCCGAGAACGTCTTCGTCAATTAGCGTTAGAGACAATCGATTTGCAAAAGGAtccttattttatgaaaaatcatttag GATCCTACGAATGTAAATTATGTTTGACCCTTCACAATAACGAAGGAAGTTATTTAGCCCACACGCAAGGTAAAAAACATCAAGAAAATCTTGCACGCCGTGCTGCTAAAGAAGCAAAAGATGCTCCACAAACATTAGCACCAGAAAAACCTCGAGTAGagcccaaaaaatttgttaaaattggtCGTCCTGGTTATCGAGTAACAAAACAGCGTGAACCTGAAAGTGGACAACAAAGTTTACTTTTCCAAATTGATTATCCTGAAATATCCGAACATGTTTTACCTCGACATAGATTCATGTCAGCTTATGAACAAAAAGTTGAACCACCTGATCGTAAATGGCAATATTTACTGTTTGCAGCCGAACCATACGAAACAATAGCGTTTAAAGTACCTAGTCGTGAGGTAGAAAAATCAGATAACAAGTTTTGGACTCATTGGAATCGTGATACAAAACAATTCTTCTTACAATTTGCATTTAAGAATGAAGCGAAGAAGGGACAACCTACAATGATTATACGTGGCGGAATGATGCCTCCTATGCTTCCGGTACCACCCCCACCAAGACCACCAATTTTTGGTGGTGTACCACCACCGCCTCCTATGATGGGAAACAATTTAATGCCAGTTCCGCCACCACCACCACAATCAGGATAA
- the LOC123298607 gene encoding copper transport protein ATOX1 homolog, with product MPVFVYKVDMTCDGCANRIRKKLSGLNGQGLEDVDIDLENKLVKVTVNNFTAEQILAEIKKTGKEASIVPA from the exons ATGCCa GTTTTTGTTTATAAGGTCGATATGACCTGTGACGGTTGTGCAAATCGTATTCGGAAAAAATTATCCGGATTGAATG GTCAAGGTTTGGAAGACGTTGACATCgatctagaaaataaattagttaaagTTACCGTAAACAACTTCACAGCTGAACAAATTCTggcagaaattaaaaaaactggaaaagaGGCATCTATTGTTCCTGCATag
- the LOC123298138 gene encoding caprin homolog: MPSASSVKTEKVASQEVASSESSSKTDQQNTPIRQAIVIIEHKIRNLDKRKAKLETYRELQRAGKDLNQDQKVAVAKYDEVSQTLEFARDLCKQFHNIVTVSEKEAKKLARRRKEELARRQQDLAKIREVLLIQDALSQMGAENVREDFLLGRNGATQIMTEDLQLLDDLYPLVSPKHPCESEEGRPEFAVQVQQAADHLLAVVDARQKEFNGSNYAHVKQIIDTIHSCGYLEKPLVEEEPAVVEGTTPAVEEWNPAEATNTEVEQDFRNVLEHAENVPIIPDDRIPDQMPPMPNFPPVPEQIVQQQAVQVIDHPPPTVGNAAVAGYYQAPVVPAPQPQLRPINEMLETGNFFFLQESELDTPPELLPSQTHQTIPSQTFTNQNFTNVVPPVQPVNAVQVPPPFVTAGAPNLPPPIPMPPSHGSSAVPNITPTPNPPTNTFNSQDFEQYTTSSTKVTTQLDVESNSVVHDHNNGGDWADQSVMLEERHTTHQHHQPSASSRPPRGNVGGSQGGNRNRSAGGGGGGYYQNNYYQNNGYGGNSGGGYKSGGGRQGGGNQRQGGGGGQRSSGPGGNKGGDRGSGQYSRNKPSSQH, from the coding sequence gcTAAATTGGAAACGTATCGTGAGTTACAACGAGCTGGTAAAGATTTAAATCAAGATCAGAAAGTAGCTGTTGCTAAATATGATGAAGTATCACAAACCTTGGAATTCGCACGAGATTTGTGTaaacaatttcataatattGTCACAGTTTCTGAAAAAGAAGCAAAAAAGTTAGCAAGAAGAAGGAAAGAAGAGTTGGCTCGACGACAACAAGATCTTGCTAAAATTCGTGAAGTGTTATTGATACAAGATGCGTTATCCCAAATGGGTGCTGAAAATGTTCGAGAAGACTTTTTACTTGGTCGTAATGGAGCAACACAAATTATGACTGAAGATTTACAGTTACTCGATGATCTCTATCCACTTGTTTCACCAAAACATCCATGCGAAAGTGAAGAAGGTCGACCTGAATTTGCCGTACAAGTCCAACAAGCAGCTGATCATTTATTAGCAGTAGTTGATGCACGACAAAAAGAATTTAATGGTTCAAATTATGCTCatgttaaacaaattattgataCCATACATAGTTGTGGTTATTTGGAAAAACCTCTTGTCGAAGAGGAGCCAGCTGTTGTAGAAGGAACTACGCCGGCAGTTGAAGAATGGAATCCTGCGGAAGCTACAAACACTGAAGTTGAACAAGACTTTAGAAATGTATTGGAACATGCCGAAAATGTTCCAATTATTCCTGATGATCGAATACCCGATCAAATGCCCCCTATGCCGAATTTCCCACCAGTTCCTGAACAGATCGTTCAACAACAAGCTGTGCAAGTTATCGATCATCCACCACCGACTGTGGGTAATGCAGCCGTTGCTGGATATTATCAAGCACCAGTTGTTCCTGCGCCACAACCACAATTAAGGCCTATAAACGAAATGTTAGAAACTGGAAACTTTTTCTTCTTACAAGAATCAGAACTTGATACCCCACCTGAATTATTGCCGTCACAAACACATCAAACAATTCCCTCGCAAACATTTACGAATCAAAACTTTACGAATGTAGTACCTCCAGTACAACCAGTTAATGCTGTACAAGTTCCTCCACCATTTGTAACAGCTGGGGCACCGAACTTACCTCCACCAATTCCAATGCCACCATCTCATGGAAGTAGCGCTGTACCAAACATAACACCTACTCCAAATCCACCGACCAATACATTTAACTCACAAGATTTTGAACAATATACAACATCGTCGACAAAAGTAACTACTCAATTGGATGTTGAATCAAACTCCGTTGTCCATGACCATAACAACGGCGGTGATTGGGCGGACCAATCAGTAATGTTGGAAGAACGTCATACAACACATCAGCATCATCAACCGTCGGCATCATCACGCCCACCCAGAGGAAATGTAGGTGGCTCTCAAGGTGGTAATCGAAATCGTTCAGCTGGTGGAGGTGGTGGTggttattatcaaaataattattaccaaAACAATGGATATGGAGGTAATAGCGGTGGTGGCTATAAATCAGGGGGCGGTCGTCAAGGTGGTGGAAATCAGCGACAAGGAGGTGGGGGTGGACAAAGATCTAGTGGCCCAGGAGGTAACAAAGGAGGGGATCGAGGAAGTGGACAATATAGTCGTAACAAACCGTCTTCACAACATTAA